The proteins below come from a single Holdemania massiliensis genomic window:
- a CDS encoding ClbS/DfsB family four-helix bundle protein, which translates to MSRPTTKQDLIAAANTNYDKLLNLISTMTETELNTPFHFEQDEKKKEAHWKRDQNLKDVLIHLYEWHQLLLNWYAANQSGDPKPFIPEPYNWKTYGVMNVGFWKKHQATTLKQAKLQLDQSHKEVVALAETLTNEQLFAKGSYSWVGGSTLGSYFISCTSSHYDWAMKKLKAHIKNCKA; encoded by the coding sequence ATGAGCCGACCAACAACAAAACAAGATCTGATTGCAGCCGCGAATACCAATTATGATAAACTGCTGAACCTGATCAGCACGATGACGGAAACGGAGCTGAATACGCCTTTTCATTTTGAACAGGATGAGAAGAAAAAAGAAGCCCACTGGAAACGGGATCAGAACTTAAAAGATGTGCTTATCCATCTTTACGAATGGCATCAGCTTCTGCTGAACTGGTATGCCGCCAATCAAAGCGGTGATCCGAAGCCGTTTATTCCGGAACCCTATAATTGGAAGACCTATGGGGTGATGAATGTCGGATTTTGGAAAAAGCATCAGGCGACGACGCTAAAACAGGCTAAGCTGCAGTTGGATCAGTCACATAAAGAAGTGGTCGCTCTGGCTGAAACGTTAACGAATGAACAGTTGTTTGCCAAAGGCAGCTATTCCTGGGTCGGAGGCAGTACACTTGGTTCTTATTTTATCAGCTGCACATCCAGTCATTATGATTGGGCAATGAAAAAACTGAAAGCCCATATTAAAAACTGCAAGGCTTAA
- a CDS encoding glycoside hydrolase family 1 protein, which yields MEKERFKFPEDFLWGGATAACQMEGAYDVDGRGLSTSDIHRYNAKLDRVHYRKKLVENEHTLATLTAAVADQEGYYPKRYGNDFYHRYKEDIALLKEMGMNSFRFSIAWPRIFPRGDELKPNEKGLQFYDKVIQEVIAAGMEPIVTMFHYDIPLPLLTEYGGFKNPKLIEFMVRYATVLLDRYGSLVKYWIPFNQTNLIQYCSFKSLGILRDQTKNLTEDQYIAIHHQFLIDAQIKAYAKKINPAIKIGIMLADCTYYPMTCRPEDIVFTMKRNRMQYFYADVPLRGEYPGFMLRYFKENDIHVEITEADKILLKENTLDFLAFSYYYSRTLDSQKNTMNPASISENPYLKANAWGWTIDPLGMYNAISQYWDRYQKPIMIAENGFGYEDIFTDGTVHDDYRIDYLRQHIQAVAEALQDGVKVLAYLPWGPIDLVSSGTAEMSKRYGFIYVDQDDLGHGSKNRYRKDSFYWYQKVIASRGSDL from the coding sequence ATGGAAAAAGAAAGATTTAAGTTTCCGGAGGATTTCCTTTGGGGCGGGGCGACAGCTGCGTGTCAGATGGAAGGGGCCTATGATGTTGATGGGCGCGGTCTTTCCACTTCGGATATTCATCGGTACAATGCCAAACTGGATCGGGTACATTATCGAAAAAAATTAGTGGAGAATGAACATACTCTGGCGACGTTAACCGCAGCGGTTGCCGATCAGGAAGGGTATTATCCGAAACGTTATGGCAATGATTTCTATCATCGCTATAAAGAAGATATTGCTTTATTAAAAGAGATGGGCATGAACAGCTTTCGGTTTTCGATCGCCTGGCCGCGGATTTTCCCTCGCGGGGATGAGCTTAAGCCCAATGAAAAAGGGCTGCAGTTCTATGACAAAGTAATTCAGGAAGTGATTGCAGCCGGAATGGAACCGATTGTGACGATGTTTCATTATGATATTCCGCTGCCTCTGCTGACGGAATACGGCGGTTTTAAAAATCCCAAGCTGATCGAATTCATGGTTCGTTATGCGACCGTGCTGCTGGATCGTTACGGTAGTTTGGTTAAATACTGGATACCCTTTAATCAAACCAATCTGATTCAATACTGTTCTTTTAAATCCTTAGGAATTTTAAGAGATCAAACGAAGAATTTGACCGAAGATCAGTACATTGCAATTCATCATCAATTTTTGATTGACGCTCAGATTAAAGCTTATGCCAAAAAAATCAACCCTGCGATTAAAATCGGAATAATGCTGGCAGATTGTACGTATTATCCAATGACCTGCCGGCCGGAAGATATCGTCTTTACGATGAAACGAAATCGAATGCAATATTTTTATGCGGATGTACCTTTGCGTGGGGAATATCCTGGTTTCATGCTGAGATATTTCAAAGAAAATGATATTCATGTTGAAATTACCGAAGCGGATAAGATTCTGTTGAAAGAGAATACATTGGACTTTCTGGCTTTCTCATATTACTATTCACGGACTCTGGACTCCCAAAAGAATACGATGAATCCCGCCTCAATCAGTGAAAATCCATATTTAAAAGCGAATGCGTGGGGTTGGACGATTGATCCCTTGGGCATGTACAACGCGATCAGTCAGTATTGGGATCGTTACCAGAAACCCATCATGATTGCTGAAAACGGATTCGGTTATGAGGATATTTTTACGGATGGGACAGTTCATGACGACTATCGGATTGACTATCTGCGTCAGCATATCCAGGCTGTTGCAGAAGCGCTGCAGGATGGCGTCAAGGTCTTGGCTTATCTGCCGTGGGGGCCGATTGATTTAGTCAGCTCCGGAACGGCCGAAATGAGTAAACGCTATGGTTTTATTTATGTCGATCAGGATGATCTGGGTCATGGCTCAAAAAACCGATATCGAAAAGATTCTTTTTACTGGTATCAAAAAGTGATTGCCAGCCGCGGCAGTGATCTGTAA
- a CDS encoding PTS lactose/cellobiose transporter subunit IIA, with the protein MTYTDDERLESSDIDLNQMAMQIILHSGNARTMADEAFQYAKEKKFVEAYRKLEQADREGILKAHQAQTQMIQEEARGIVHESSLLFTHAQDHLMTTMCEINNIKRLIELYELIVNQNEVKREG; encoded by the coding sequence ATGACTTATACTGATGATGAACGTTTAGAATCTTCTGATATTGACTTAAATCAGATGGCAATGCAGATTATTCTGCATTCCGGCAACGCAAGAACCATGGCAGATGAGGCTTTTCAATATGCTAAAGAAAAAAAATTTGTGGAAGCTTACCGCAAGCTGGAACAAGCAGATCGCGAAGGAATCTTGAAGGCCCATCAGGCACAGACGCAGATGATCCAGGAAGAGGCACGCGGTATCGTTCATGAATCTTCCCTGTTGTTTACCCATGCTCAGGATCATTTAATGACGACGATGTGTGAAATCAACAATATAAAACGATTGATAGAATTATACGAATTGATTGTGAATCAGAACGAAGTGAAAAGGGAAGGGTAA
- a CDS encoding PTS sugar transporter subunit IIC produces the protein MKRFMNWLTNSFTPTMNKFSQKPVVAALSSSMQKIIPFILTGSCIHLYNVLRSYIPALPNFIRIINFSFGMLGLLTAFMVANQMMEKLGHTQYTINAGLTAISVFIMFIKPVLDANGMFTVEFNRFGPTGIIVGIAAGYMVSILFHLVGKLNLLSNSSLPDFVIGWVQNIIPIITSIGLTVFLTFYLNIDLFALVLLLFSPIQNFGQTLPGFVLLIFLMTFFYTLGISHWLWNGVKTPIFMAGIAANIAAVEAGLAPMNIATNEAVFTAGLITMGGMGATLTLNLLMCFSKSKSLKTVGRLTILPSIFNINEPIMYSAPIVMNPLLMVPMWINSITGPLVVWFTMRSGLLNIPSKMIQVGQIPAPLSSVMITEDLRAVLVYVILFILYLATWYPFFKVYEKQRIAEEQNELQLDQLD, from the coding sequence ATGAAACGATTTATGAATTGGCTGACAAATTCATTTACACCAACAATGAATAAATTTTCGCAAAAACCGGTTGTAGCTGCATTATCCAGTTCCATGCAGAAGATTATCCCCTTTATTCTGACGGGATCCTGTATTCATCTGTATAATGTTCTGCGTTCATATATTCCGGCTTTGCCCAACTTTATTCGGATCATCAACTTCTCTTTCGGCATGCTGGGGTTATTGACAGCCTTCATGGTCGCTAATCAAATGATGGAAAAATTAGGTCATACACAATATACGATCAATGCCGGTTTAACCGCCATCTCTGTTTTCATTATGTTTATTAAACCGGTATTGGATGCCAATGGGATGTTCACCGTTGAATTTAATCGCTTTGGCCCAACCGGGATCATTGTAGGCATTGCTGCAGGCTATATGGTATCCATTCTTTTCCATCTTGTAGGTAAACTCAACTTATTAAGTAATTCAAGTCTGCCGGATTTTGTGATCGGATGGGTTCAGAATATTATCCCGATTATCACCTCGATTGGACTGACTGTCTTCCTGACCTTCTATTTAAATATCGACCTGTTTGCTTTGGTTCTCCTGCTGTTTTCCCCTATTCAGAATTTTGGCCAGACTTTGCCGGGGTTTGTTCTGTTAATTTTCTTAATGACATTTTTCTACACCCTGGGCATTTCTCACTGGCTGTGGAATGGTGTAAAGACCCCGATTTTTATGGCTGGCATTGCAGCTAATATCGCAGCGGTGGAGGCGGGTCTGGCACCGATGAACATCGCCACCAATGAAGCGGTATTCACAGCCGGTCTGATTACGATGGGCGGAATGGGAGCGACCTTGACTTTGAATTTGCTGATGTGTTTCTCTAAATCAAAAAGCTTAAAGACAGTAGGTAGGCTGACGATTTTACCTTCGATATTCAATATTAATGAGCCGATTATGTACAGTGCGCCGATTGTTATGAATCCGCTGCTGATGGTGCCTATGTGGATCAATTCGATTACTGGCCCGTTGGTCGTTTGGTTTACAATGCGCAGTGGTCTGCTGAATATACCGTCTAAAATGATTCAAGTCGGACAGATTCCTGCCCCTTTGTCGAGTGTTATGATCACGGAGGATTTGCGTGCAGTTCTTGTTTACGTCATCTTGTTTATCCTTTATCTGGCAACCTGGTATCCGTTCTTTAAGGTTTATGAGAAACAAAGAATTGCTGAGGAGCAAAACGAACTGCAGTTGGATCAATTGGATTAA